From a single Gymnogyps californianus isolate 813 unplaced genomic scaffold, ASM1813914v2 HiC_scaffold_54, whole genome shotgun sequence genomic region:
- the LOC127028987 gene encoding activated RNA polymerase II transcriptional coactivator p15-like, translating into MPKSKELVSSSSSASDSDSEVDKKAKRKKQAAPEKPVKKQKTGESSKGAAASKQSSNRDENMFQIGKMRYVSVRDFKGKVLIDIREYWMDQEGEMKPGRKGISLNPEQWNQLKEQISDIDDAVRKL; encoded by the exons ATGCCCAAGTCAAAGGAACTTGTGTCTTCAAGCTCATCTGCCAGTGATTCAGATAGTGAAGTTGACAAAAAG GCAAAGCggaaaaagcaagcagctccagaaaagcctgtaaagaaacaaaagactgGTGAAAGTTCAAAAGGTGCAGCTGCTTCTAAGCAAAGCAGTAACAGAGATGAGAATATGTTTCAG ATTGGCAAAATGAGGTATGTCAGTGTTCGTGACTTTAAAGGGAAAGTCTTAATTGATATTAGAGAATATTGGATGGATCAAGAAGGTGAAATGAAGCCTGGCAGAAAAG gTATTTCTTTAAATCCAGAACAGTGGAATCAGCTGAAGGAACAGATTTCTGATATTGATGATGCAGtaagaaaactgtaa